In one window of Ovis aries strain OAR_USU_Benz2616 breed Rambouillet chromosome 3, ARS-UI_Ramb_v3.0, whole genome shotgun sequence DNA:
- the CBX6 gene encoding chromobox protein homolog 6, which yields MELSAVGERVFAAESIIKRRIRKGRIEYLVKWKGWAIKYSTWEPEENILDSRLIAAFEQKERERELYGPKKRGPKPKTFLLKARAQAEALRISDVHFSVKPSASASSPKLHSSAAVHRLKKDIRRCHRMSRRPLPRPDPQGGSPGLRPPISPFSETVRIINRKVKPREPKRNRIILNLKVIDKGPGAGGAGQGTGALARPKVPSRNRVIGKSKKFSESILRTQVRHMKFGTFALYNKPPPGPLQPPPAGKTDIATSPGQGLLLAPPSAPYDARSSSSSSCPSPAPHSSEPEDAPPKLLPETTSPSAPDWREPEVLDLSLPPEAAAASKRAPPEVPAAASQALPAVPEPAGAASEPEAGDWRPEMSPCSNVVVTDVTSNLLTVTIKEFCNPEDFEKVAAGVAGAAAGGGSGGASK from the exons ATGGAGCTGTCTGCAGTGGGCGAGCGGGTCTTCGCGGCCGAATCTATCATCAAACGGCGGATCCGAAAG gGACGCATCGAGTACCTGGTGAAATGGAAGGGGTGGGCCATCAA GTACAGCACTTGGGAGCCCGAAGAGAACATCCTAGACTCGCGGCTCATTGCAGCCTTCGAACAGAA GGAGCGGGAGCGTGAGCTGTATGGACCCAAGAAGAGGGGACCCAAACCCAAAACTTTCCTCCTGAAG GCGCGGGCCCAGGCGGAGGCCCTCCGCATCAGCGACGTGCATTTCTCGGTCAAGCCGAGCGCCAGCGCCTCCTCACCCAAGCTGCATTCCAGCGCTGCGGTGCACCGGCTCAAGAAGGACATCCGCCGCTGCCACCGCATGTCCcgccgccccctgccccgcccagACCCCCAGGGGGGCAGCCCCGGCCTTCGCCCCCCCATCTCCCCCTTCTCCGAGACGGTGCGCATCATCAATCGCAAGGTCAAGCCGCGGGAGCCAAAGCGGAACCGCATTATCCTGAACCTGAAGGTGATCGACAAGGGCCCGGGCGCCGGTGGCGCCGGGCAGGGGACTGGGGCTCTGGCCCGCCCCAAAGTCCCGTCCCGGAACCGCGTCATCGGCAAGAGCAAGAAGTTCAGCGAGAGCATCCTGCGTACGCAGGTCCGCCACATGAAGTTCGGCACGTTCGCGCTGTACAACAAGCCCCCGCCCGGCCCTCTGCAGCCCCCGCCTGCCGGCAAGACCGACATCGCCACCTCCCCCGGCCAGGGGCTGCTCCTGGCGCCCCCCAGTGCCCCCTACGACGCCCGCAGCTCCAGCTCTTCCAGCTGCCCCTCGCCCGCCCCGCACTCCTCCGAGCCGGAGGACGCGCCCCCCAAGCTGCTCCCGGAGACCACGAGCCCGTCGGCCCCCGACTGGCGGGAGCCCGAGGTGCTTGACCTGTCCCTCCCGCCCGAGGCGGCGGCCGCCAGCAAGCGGGCGCCTCCCGAGGTCCCTGCAGCTGCCAGCCAGGCCCTTCCCGCTGTCCCTGAGCCGGCCGGCGCCGCCTCCGAGCCCGAGGCGGGGGACTGGCGCCCTGAGATGTCACCCTGCTCCAACGTGGTCGTCACCGACGTCACCAGCAACCTCCTCACGGTCACTATCAAGGAATTCTGCAACCCGGAGGATTTCGAGAAGGTGGCTGCTGGAGTAGCAGGCGCCGCAGCAGGGGGTGGCAGCGGCGGGGCGAGCAAGTAA